A portion of the Bradysia coprophila strain Holo2 unplaced genomic scaffold, BU_Bcop_v1 contig_297, whole genome shotgun sequence genome contains these proteins:
- the LOC119078840 gene encoding cyclin-dependent kinase 5 activator 1 → MGTVLSFSPRERRPVYSTHHHSSGLSTSSSADYPLNNFSYEQLNNVKNRENNKSLCPVPNNNANLVLMGQTHNNHINNNGNNINPTASERNMDSARILSEKNALEKNLKKHSLFINALSWKRLAASHGKKKLDNNKNKAANLPTATFRQPLVDAIHPLVVDKNKNIQHNQQQVYFTPGAPKALLALDLVRANNTNNAQQTDKLAPKLPLSLPLPMQTAITHPQHSHGPRKTVIQASTSELLKCLGMFLHDRCRKLRDFQAGDAVMWLRAVDRSLLLQGWQDVAFINPANVVFVYMLVRELVDGEETKESELQASVLTCLYLSYSYMGNEISYPLKPFLVEDSKDKFWDRCLLIVNRLSGKMLRINAEPGFFTEIFTELKACGISTNNNPITGMPCGAA, encoded by the exons ATGGGTACCGTACTGTCTTTCAGTCCAAGAGAACGTCGTCCAGTCTATTCGACACACCATCATAGCAGCGGTCTGAGCACATCGAGCTCGGCCGATTATCCGTTAAATAATTTCTCCTACGAACAGCTAAACAATGTGAAAAATCGCGAAAATAACAAATCTTTATGTCCTGTGCCTAATAACAACGCGAATCTAGTTTTGATGGGTCAGACACACAACAACCACATCAACAACAATGGGAACAACATCAATCCGACTGCATCGGAACGTAATATGGACAGTGCGAGAATTTTGTCGGAAAAGAATGCGTTGGAGAAGAATCTGAAAAAGCATTCGCTGTTCATAAACGCTCTGTCCTGGAAACGATTGGCTGCATCGCATGGGAAAAAGAAATTGgacaacaataaaaacaaggcagcAAATCTACCAACGGCAACATTTCGGCAGCCATTGGTGGACGCCATTCATCCGTTAGTTgttgacaaaaacaaaaatatccaaCACAATCAGCAGCAAGTGTATTTTACGCCTGGTGCACCGAAAGCATTGTTGGCATTAGATCTTGTACGGGCTAATAATACCAATAATGCACAGCAAACCGATAAATTGGCACCAAAATTACCTTTATCGCTGCCATTGCCAATGCAAACGGCTATTACGCATCCTCAACATAGTCATGGACCCAGAAAGACTGTAATACAG GCCTCAACATCCGAGTTGCTTAAGTGCCTGGGAATGTTTCTACATGATAGATGCAGAAAATTACGAGATTTTCAAGCCGGAGATGCCGTTATGTGGTTAAGAGCAGTCGATCGAAGCCTATTGTTACAAGGATGGCAG GATGTCGCTTTTATAAATCCAGCAAACGTTGTATTCGTCTATATGTTAGTGCGTGAATTGGTCGACGGTGAAGAGACCAAAGAGTCAGAACTGCAAGCATCTGTTTTAACATGCCTTTATTTGTCATACTCGTACATGGGAAATGAAATCAGTTATCCGTTGAAACCGTTTTTGGTCGAAGATTCCAAAGATAAATTCTGGGATAG ATGTCTTCTAATTGTGAATCGACTTAGTGGCAAAATGCTTCGAATAAACGCTGAACCGGGCTtttttaccgaaatatttaCCGAACTTAAAGCATGCGGAATCAGCACAAATAATAATCCAATCACTGGCATGCCGTGTGGGGCTGCTTGA
- the LOC119078842 gene encoding uncharacterized protein LOC119078842, with product MSLTLVTVMLYASPTFGPNLPALTIGGLNDTEMLDLKTITSLYPENSEIEMYGTWSVNFRLGNVTSGTNSWMALPPVHTVAPFISRIKTWGYKITFYNCYTHNIQFDPLGNTVWPILSYTWMLEKDSELAEPPREN from the exons ATGTCGCTCACATTGGTCACCGTAATGCT ATACGCCAGCCCTACTTTTGGACCTAATTTACCTGCATTAACTATCGGAGGATTAAATGACACGGAAATGCTTGACTTGAAAACGATCACGTCACTCTATCCGGAAAATAGCGAAATAGAAATGTATGGAACATGGTCGGTTAATTTCCGATTGGGTAACG TTACTAGCGGAACAAACAGTTGGATGGCACTACCTCCTGTTCATACAGTGGCACCATTTATTTCTCGAATCAAAACTTGGGGCtacaaaataacattttacaatTGTTATACTCACAACATACAATTTGATCCATTAGGAAATACTGTGTGGCCGATACTGTCCTACACATGGATGCTCGAaaa AGACTCCGAATTAGCTGAGCCTCCCCGTGAAAACTAA